The following are from one region of the Balaenoptera acutorostrata chromosome 18, mBalAcu1.1, whole genome shotgun sequence genome:
- the DHRS12 gene encoding dehydrogenase/reductase SDR family member 12 isoform X8: MVNKRELTEDGLEKNFATNTLGVYVLTTALIPVLEKEHDPRVVTVSSGGMLVQKLSTDDLQSERTAFDGTMVYAQNKRQQVVLTERWARAHPAIHFSCMHPGWVDTPGRFSTAAPPGKPDKWNFLEARWSSREGEQRSPRDLSLPTPWPRANHVGSVALSSSPEKGTENSSTAEPPGHLRAQSCSQPCLDTDACVLTAPLRWALASCPFPDGETEAQRGQDVPAGPGHSVVGSRLSRIRAVILSESRLSRSLNICIYILGIHPKK; the protein is encoded by the exons GTGTGTATGTTCTCACGACTGCCCTGATCCCCGTCTTGGAGAAAGAACACGACCCCAGAGTG GTGACAGTCTCCTCCGGAGGAATGCTGGTTCAGAAACTGAGTACCGATGACCTACAGTCAGAAAGGACAGCATTCGACGGCACCATGGTCTATGCACAAAACAAA AGGCAGCAGGTGGTCCTGACGGAGCGGTGGGCCCGAGCGCACCCGGCCATCCACTTCTCGTGCATGCATCCCGGCTGGGTCGACACCCCAG gcagattctcaaccgctgcgccaccagggaagcccgacaagtGGAATTTTCTGGAAGCGCGTTGGAGCAGCAGGGAGGGAGAGCAGCGCTCTCCTCGGGATCTGTCCCTCCCAACTCCGTGGCCTCGGGCAAatcacgtgggctctgtagctctttcctcctcccccGAAAAGGGCACCGAAAACAGCAGCACAGCAGAACCCCCAGGACACCTGAGGGCCCAGAGCTGCTCACAGCCGTGTCTGGATACTGACGCGTGTGTCCTCACAGCCCCGCTGCGGTGGGCACTAGCATCATGCCCatttccagatggggaaactgaggcacagaggggccaGGATGTCCCGGCTGGGCCCGGCCACAGTGTCGTGGGAAGCAGGCTCTCTCGTATACGTGCTGTCATCCTTTCTGAAAGCCGCTTGAGCAGAAGCCTTAACATTTGTATATACATCCTTGGAATTCATCCTAAGAAATAA